From the Armatimonadota bacterium genome, the window CGGAAGAGGCGCGCCGCCAGGTGCGCGCTGCGCAACTGTCGGCGGATCGGCTGCGGGAACCGGTAGAAGGTCAGGCAGAGCCCGATCTCGGTGCGGAAGGTCTGCGCCGCCCACTCCCCTACAGCGGACCAGCGCGCCACCCACCTCTCGTACCGGGCGAGCGCCTCCGCCCGGGACGGAGCCCGGAAGATCGCCCGGGCCTCGGCCAGGCACCGGCCGCGGTGGCGTGGGGAGACGGCGCGGCGCATAGCCAGGAGGCGGTGGGGGAGGCTGAACTGGACCAGGGCTCCGGGCAGCTCGGCCTGGATCGCCCGCACCACCGCCCGGTCGCCGTCACAGCACACCAGGCGGAGCCCCCGCAGACGCCCGGAGGCCTTCACCGCCCGCAGCACCGCCCGCCACCCGTCCTCCAGGTTCCCGCGCGGGCGGTCGGCCAGGAGTGGTACCGGCGTCCCGTCGGCCGTGAGCGCGGCGGCACACAGCAGCACCTGACGCCCCGACCGGTCCAGGGCGAGCCGGTCCAGGAAGAGGTAGGTGAGGTCCACCAGGAGGTTGTGCCCGTCTCGCGGGAACTTTAGACGAAGGTTCGGAGAGGGCGCGGGGAGGGTGGGGGGCGCCGAGGGGGCAACCTCCGGCAAAGCCGCGGCCCGGGCAAGCCGCGGCCCCTGTAGCCGCCCCGGGCATGCCGCGGCCCGGGCATAAAGGGTGGGGCCACAGGCGTTGATGCCATTGGGAGGTCGGACCGGCAGGAGGGTCCTTCCGGGAACGCGAAGCCGAGGTGGCGGTCGGCAGCCGGGGGAAAGGGCGGGCACCCACCGCCCTTTCCGGCTGTTCTCCGCCGGGAGTGGAGGATGCGTCCCCCAGGGGCAGGGATCACGGAGGAGATCCGCCAGCGGGTCGACCTGCTGGAGGTGGTCTCCGCCCACGTCACCCTGAAGCGGGCGGGGCGGCAGTACAAGGGGCTGTGCCCCTTCCACGCCGAGAAGACCCCCTCCTTCCACGTCGACCCGGAGCGGGGGCTGTGGTACTGCTTCGGCTGTCACCTGGGCGGGACGGTCTTCGACTTCGTCATGCGCATGGAGGGGCTGACCTTCCCGGAGGCCCTGGAGGCGCTGGCGACCCGCGCCGGTGTGACGCTGCCGCGGCCGGCCGAGGAGCGGGAGGCCCGCTCGGAGCGGGAGACGATGCTGCGCGCCCTGGACGCCGCGGCGGGCTTCTTCCGGGCCGAGCTGGAGGGGGCGCGGGGGCGGGTGGCCCGTGCCTACCTGGCGCAACGCGGGGTGGACGAGGAGACGGCACGCCGCTTCGGCCTGGGGTACGCCCCGGCGGCGTGGGACGCGCTGCTCGGGGCGCTGCGGGCGCGCGGCTTCGCCGTCGAGCTACTGGAGCGGCTGGGGCTCGTGCAGGCGCGCGAGGGGGGGCCCGGACGCGGGCACTACGACATGTTCCGCCACCGCCTCATCTTCCCCATCCACGACCTGCAGGGGCGGGTGGTGGGGTTCGGCGGGCGGGCGCTGGACGACGCGGTGCCGAAGTACCTGAACTCCCGCGAGTCGCCGGCGTTTAACAAGGGGCGGCTGCTCTACGGGCTGCCGCAGGCGCGGGAGGCGATCCGGGAGGTCGGCGAGGCGGTCGTGGTCGAAGGCTACATGGACGTGCTGGCCTGCCACCAGTTCGGGGTGCGGAACGCCGTGGCCACGCTGGGGACGGCGCTCACGGTGGACCATGTCCGCCTGCTGCGGCGGGTGGCCCCACGCGTGGTCCTGGTCTACGACGCGGACGCGCCCGGTCTGGCGGCCACGGAGCGCGGGCTCGGGCTTTTCGAAGAGGCCGAGGTGGCCGCCCGGGTGGCGGTGCTCCCCGAGGGCGATCCCGACGCCTTCCTGCGCCGGGCGGGTGCGGACAAGTTCCGGACGCTCGTGGATCAGGCCCTGCCAATGTTCGAGTTCCGGTTCGAGCAGGCGCTGGGCCGCCATGACACGCACACGGTAGAAGGAAGGGTGGCCCTGGCCGACGAAATGCTGGCTGTCATTGCGTCTGTTGCCAATCCCGTCCGCCAGTCCGAATACGTCCGGATGGTGGCGGAACGCGCCGGCCTGGCCGAGGCGGCGTTGCGCCAGCGCCTGGCGGCCGGGCCGCGCCGGGGCAACTCCGGCCGCCCCGCGCCGCCCCCGGTCCTCGAGCCCGCGTCGGGACGCGAGCGGGCCGAGCACGACCTGGTCTGGCTGATGGTGCACGACCTGCAGGCCCGCGCCGCGGTGCGGCGGCACCTGCAGGCGGCGGATTTCGAGCATCCCCGGTACGCCAAGCTGGCGCGCGTCCTGCTGGAGAGCGACGAGGCGGCCGAGGCCCTGTGCGATCGGGTCGACGCGGAGGCGGTCGCCGACCTGACGCGCCTGCTGTTTAGGCCGGTGGACCTGGCGGAAAAGGTCAGGGAGCGGGTGCTGACGGACTGCGTCCGGCTGCTGCAGGCCGAACGGCTGCGCGCCGCGCAGGACCGGGTCAGCCGCGAGCTCGCCGCCGCCGAGCGGGCGGGCGATGTCGGGCGATTGCGACAGCTGCAGGCGGAGGTCCTGCGGCTGCAGCTGGCGGTGCGGCGCCTGCGTGCGGGCACCGCCGAGGGGGCTCCCCGGAAGGGGGGTGATGGCGATGGCGAAGCGGAAGGAACCGGTGCCGATGGTGACCACTGACGAGACGGAGCCGCAGCGCGAGGCGACGCCGCTGGCGGCTGCGCTGCGCCCGCTCATCGACCTGGGGCGCCAGCGGGGCTACGTCACCCACGACGAGATCCTGGAGCGCTTCCCGGAGGCGGAGCAGAACGTCGAGGAGATCGACCGCATCTACTCTCTGCTCACCGAGCAGGGCGTCGAGATCGTCGACGAGGCCAAGGAGGAGGAGAAGCCCGAGGAGCTCGAGGAGGACCTGGAGGGCGTCAGCATCGACGACCCGGTCCGGATGTACCTGAAGGAGATCGGGAAGGTCCCGCTGCTGACGCCCGAGCAGGAGGTCGACCTGGCCCAGCGCATGGAGAAGGGCGACGAGGAGGCCAAGCGGCGCCTCATCGAGGCCAACCTGCGCCTGGTCGTCTCCATCGCCAAGAAGTACGTGGGCCGCGGCATGCTCTTCCTCGACCTCATCCAGGAGGGCAACCTGGGGCTCATCCGCGCCGTCGAGAAGTTCGACTGGCGCAAGGGGTTCAAGTTCAGCACCTACGCCACCTGGTGGATCCGGCAGGCGATCACGCGGGCGCTGGCCGACCAGGCCCGCACCATCCGCATCCCGGTGCACATGGTGGAGACGATCAACAAGCTCGTCCGCGTCTCCCGGCAGCTCCTGCAGGAGCTGGGGCGCGAGCCCACGCCGGAGGAGATCGGCGAGGCGATGAAGGGCCCGGACGGCAAGCCCCTCTCGCCCGAGCGGGTGCGCGAGATCATGAAGATCGCCCAGGAGCCGATCTCGCTGGAGACGCCCATCGGGGAGGAGGAGGACAGCCACCTGGGCGACTTCATCGAGGACCACGACGCCCTGGCCCCGGCGGAGGCGGCCTCCTTCACCATGCTCAAGGAGCAGCTGGAGGGGGTGCTGGAGACCCTCACACCGCGCGAGCGGAAGGTGCTGCGGCTGCGCTTCGGCCTGGACGACGGGCGGCCGCGCACGCTGGAGGAGGTCGGCCGGGAGTTTGGGGTCACGCGCGAGCGCATCCGCCAGATCGAGGCGAAGGCGCTGCGCAAGCTCCGCCACCCCAGCCGCAGCAAGCGGCTGAAGGACTTCATCGAGTAGCCGCCCCGCGGGCCACGGCGGCGGGTGCGGTCGACCCTGCACGCCCGCCGGGATCGTCCCGGCGGGCGTGCTCCTCGTCCGCAACCGGGGATCGCCCGCGGCGGGCCGCCGTCCTGCGGGGGATCACCCTCGCGTCATCGCCCGCCCGTCGCCGCCAGCCCGGCCACCAGGCCGCACCACACGGTCGGCGGGACGGCCGCAGCGAACCAGACCGTGACCGGATGGCCGGCGACGAGGAGGTGGACCGCCACCCCGCCGCCGGCCCCCGGGCAGCGCGCCGCCGGTCCTGACGCGTAGAGGGCCGCCCGGCACCCCGGCTGCGCCCGCTGCGCCGTCAGCCACGCTGTCGGATTGTCGACCCGTCCCGGGACCTCGAGGCGGGCCACAACAGCCGCCGCAGCACGAAAGCGCAGCGTCCGCCCCTCCACCTGGACCGTCCACGTGGGGGGATACGCAAGCCGCAGGCCCAGGGCCGGCAGATCCAGGCGCCGCCATCCTGCAGCAGGCCCGTCTTCCAGCCGGCAGGGCCGGGAGAGGCGAGGAAGTGGGGGGAGGTCCGGTCCTGCCGGTGCCGCTCCCACGGGGCGCGCGGAGAGCCCGGTCCCCGCCGGTGCCACCCCCATGGGGAGCGCGGAGAGGCCGGGCCCGGCCGGCCCTGCCCAGAGGGGAGGGCAGCGGGCCAGGGCCAGCAGCGCCGCCATCACGAGGCCCGTCTTCCGCATGTCCTCCTCAGGGCTGGGCGAAGAAGACGGTGGGGATCAGGTTCACCGCCCCGTTGTTCCGCCCGTCCGCCCAGGTGATGAGGGCCCGGTCCTTCACCGCCCGCACGTCGATGTAGTCACCGAAGTTGGGGATGATGCTGTTGAGCGGTGTGGCCCGGCACCAGTTGGTGGTCCGGGTGGTCACGCGGGCCGGGGAGCTCCAGGTCTGCCCCCCGTCGAGCGAGCGCACCAGGAAGACGTCCACCAGCGAGCTCACCCGGCTCTGGCGCAGGATCGGGTTGTCCAGCGGACCTCCCACTCGCACCGAGCACTCCAGGTCGTTGGGGTCCTTCGTCACGTTCACCTCGCGGCTCTGATAGTAGACGACCGTGGCCACGCCCCGCCCGTCGACCGCCACCGCCGGCCAGAACTGGATGCGCCGGTCGGCCCGCCGGTGCAGCGGGATGGGGGCGCTCCAGTGCTCCCCCTGGTCGTCGGAGAAGATCACGTAGACGTCGGTGTCCTGCCCGAAGGGTGCCGTCCCGGCGGCGGCCCGGCAGTCCTGGTAGGTGACGAGGATCCGCCCGGCGTGCTTGCCCGTCCGGATGACGTCGATGCGCGGGAAGTCGTTGGTGACGGTGCGGTTGTAGCCGGCCGGCGGGTTGAGCGCCCCGGAGCAGAGGGAGACCAGCGTCCGCCGCGACCCGAAGCTCTGCCCCTGGTCCAGCGAGCGGCGGAAGGCGATGGTGGCCCGCGGCAGCCCACTGGGTCCCCCCGCCCAGGAGCGGCGCGAACCAGCCGCGCTCCCAGACGATGTACAGCTCCCCGCTGGGGCCTACCGCGGGGGCGGAGCCCTGGTTCACGATGCCGTCCTGGCCGCAGGTCGGATCCTTGGGATCCGTGACGAAGGCCTCGTCCGGCTGGACGATCCGCCGGCTCCAGGTCGTCCCTCCGTCGAGGGAGCGGTAGAGTTCGATCTGCCCGAAGCCGAAGAACGGCTGGCGGCACAGCTCGATGAAGTTGGTCACGGTCACGTAGACGGCGCTCCCGTCGGCGGTCATGGCCTCCTTGTCGAGGAAGTCGTCGGGGTAGTTGGGCGACTGGAGGAGGACGGCGTCCGTCCAGGCGAAGCCCTTGCCGCTGAAGCGCCCCCGGTGGACGCTCACGCCCGCCGGCGGACCCGCCGGGTCCTGGTCCTCCCACACCGCCAAATTGCTGAAGTAGAGGGTCGTCTCCCCCTTCCCGGTTCCTGCGGCGGCCAGCCAGGGGTCGCCGCGCGTGACGTAGCGCCCGGTGGCACTCTGCCCGCGCCTCCCGGGACCCAGCGCGACCACCGAGCCGGGTGGGGGAGCCCCGGCGTCGGTCCAGCTCGCCCCGCCGTTGGTGGAGACGCCAAAGCCCGACAGCCCCAGGGCCGGTGGGGGGCCGAAGGGGGCGAAGGCGAACCCCTCGCCGTCGTTCCAGCCGGCGACGAGCTTCTGCCCGTCGGGGGTCGACGCCAGTGTGGTCTCGCTCGCCCCCACGCGCAGGGAGTCGCCGGGGCGCTGGCGCTTGCTGACCTGGACGTTGGTTACGGTCTCGGCCTCCTCCGTCGGGGCGTTCCCCACCCTGGCCTGCCCGGCGGCCGTAGGGGAGCCCTCGCCGGGATCCGGGGGCACTGGCGACATCCGGACCAGCCGCTTCAACTCCCGCGAGCTGGGGGCGGTCGACTGGCCGTAGCCCAGCGCCACGACCAGGACGACGAGGAGACCGGCCATGCTCACCACGGCAAACCCTCTGCGGGTGCGCCAGCGCATTGCTTTCCCCTCCCGGCAGTCCGCGCGTCGGCCCCACAGGGCTCCCCGACCGGAGGCGCTTCCCGCCGGTGCAGGCCCGCAGGTCGACCGCGCGCTGGATGATGGGTGGTTCCCGGGAAGATTGCGGGGGGTCCAGAGCTCTTCCTTCCACCGTTTGGAGGAGCTCGAACCGGTGACGGGAACAGGCAGGGGGCAGGACCCGTGCTGTCCGCGGGCCGGGCCAGACCGCCCCGCGGGGCGTGTTGATTCAGTTGACCCGGAGTCGCAGCACATCGATGAGGCAATGCCCCGGCCTCGCTTGGATGCACTGTGAGGCAATGCGGCGTTTGACACGGCTCCGCGGAGTGTGGGACGATGCATCGTTACGTCGAGCCGGGAGCGTCTGGCCGGCCGGGGCATCAGGCCGGGAGTGGTCCGTGTGAGGGGCGGTGGCTGCCGTGGAACCGGTGGGGATGGCCTTTGACGTACGAGACCTGGCCCTGACCGCCGCCGGCCGGGCCCGGCTGGCCTGGGCGGAGCGGGAGATGCCCGTGCTGGCCCGCCTCCGCCAGCGCTTCGCCCGCGAGCGCCCTCTGGCCGGCATCCGCATCGCCGCCTGCCTCCACGTCACCACCGAGACCGGGATCCTCATGCGGACGCTGGTCGCCGGCGGAGCCACGGTCCGGCTGTGCGCCAGCAACCCGCTCTCGACGCAGGACGACGTGGCCGCCGCGCTGGTGGAGGAGCAGATCCCCGTCTTCGCCATCAAGGGGGAGGACCGCGACACCTACTACCGCCACATCGGCCAGGCTCTGGACATTCGCCCCCACGTGACGATGGACGACGGGGCCGACCTCGTCTCCACCATCCACAGCGCTCGCACCGAGCTCCTGGCGGAGGTCATCGGCGGCACGGAGGAGACCACCACCGGCGTGGTCCGCCTGCGGGCAATGGCGCGCGACGGCGTCCTGCGTTACCCCATTATCGCCGTGAACGACGCCCGGACGAAGCGCCTCTTCGACAACCGCTACGGGACCGGCCAGTCCACCATCGACGGCATCCTCCGCGCCACCAACCTCCTGCTGGCCGGGCGGGTCGTCGTCGTCTGCGGCTACGGGCCCGTCGGCCGGGGCGTGGCGATGCGGGCGCGGGGGATGGGGGCCCGGGTGATCGTCACCGAGGTGGACCCGCTGCCGGCGCTGGAAGCGGTGATGGAAGGCTACCAGGTCATGCCTTTGCTGGAGGCGGCCGCGCTGGGGGACCTCTTCATCACCGCCACCGGCAACCGCGACGTCATCCGGCGGGAGCACTTCGAGCGGATGAAGGACGGGGTCATCCTGGGAAACAGCGGGCACTTCAACGTGGAGATCGACGTCGCCGCCCTGGCGGATCTGGCCCGCAGCCGGCGGACGGTGCGCCCTTACGTGGAGGAGTTCCTCCTCCAGGACGGCCGTCGCCTCTACCTGCTGGCGGAAGGGCGTCTAGTCAACCTGGCGACCGCGGAGGGGCACCCCGCGGCGGTCATGGACATGAGCTTCGCCAACCAGGCCCTGGCCGTGGAGTACCTGGTGCGGGAAGGCCGCGGGCTGCGCCCCGACGTCTACCCGGTCCCGCAGGCGCTCGACGACCAGGTGGCCGCCCTCAAGCTCGCGGCCATGGGCGTGGCGATCGATACCCTCACCCCCGAGCAGCAGCGCTACCTGAGCTCCTGGGAAGAGGGCACCTGAGCCGCGCCGTCGACCCCCCCTGAAATTTCCGCGCCGCTGCCGATGAGCAGGATGTGGCGGACCCTGGGCGGGGATGGGGCGGAGGGGGCCGGGCTGGCCGTGGATGGGCCGGGCGATGGGCCGGGCGTGAGTGGGCGCTCGGTGTACTCGGCGGCCTCTCCGCGCTCCTCTTTCCCCCGCGGTGTGCAGGCTGCCACCGGCCCGGCCCGGTGGGCCTGTGCGCGGACTGTCTGCGGGGCCTGGCGGGGATCGCGGTCCCCCTCTGCGGTCGGTGTGGCGTCCCGGTGCTGGACGGTCGCGCGACCGGCGGTCGTCTCTGCGTCCGGTGCCTCCTCCACCCGCCGCCCTTCCGGACCGTGCGGGCGCTGGGGCTCTTCCAGGGTCATCTGCGCCGGGCCGTCCACCGCTTCAAGTTCGCTGCGGCGGTGGACGTTGGCCGTGCCCTGGGCCGGCAGCTGGGGGAGGCGCTCGCCCGGGAGGGGGTGGTCGCCGCCCGGGCGGTGCTGGTCCCGGTCCCCGCCCACCCGGACGCCCTGCGCGCACGGGGCTACCATCCGGCGGCGATCCTGGCGCGCGCCGTGGCGGAGGTCCTGCGCCTCCCGCTCCTGGAGGAGGCGCTCAGGCGAATCCGGGCGGGCCCTCCGCAACGCGGTCTGGGGTATGCCGACCGGGTGCGCAACGTGCGTCACGCCTTTGCCTCCACGCCGCTGGCGTCGTCGGTAGGGTGTCGGCCCGTCTGGCTCGTGGACGACGTCATGACGAGCGGCGCGACGGCGGCGGCCTGTGCCGAGCTGCTGCTCGCCACAGGCGCAGCATCCGTCAGCGTGGCTGTGGTCGCCCGTGCGGTCCTCCCACCGACGGCGACGTCAGGTGGAGGAGCGGCAGGCGCGCCACCGAGCACAGGCCCGCGGGGGCCTCCAGGATGAGCGGGAGGGCATTCGCGACGATGGCCCAGGTGGCCACGTCACCGTGGATGCCCCCCGCCACCTCCAGCTGAAGCATGGGGTGCCCATAGAGAGTAACGGCATCGCGGCCGGGAAGCCCGACGGCCATCTGCAGGTCGAGCCAAAGGGAAGGGGCCTCCGGGACGTCACCCGGGCGCCGGCCCCACACCACCTGATGGACGCCCGTGACCAGCCCGTCCGGGCCCACCAGCGGGGCGATCTCCTCCCCCAGATCGGTGAGGTCCCATCCCAGCGCGTCTGCGATCATGGCGGCGGACTCGGGGAGGCCGACGTGTCCCAGGCGGCCTTCCCGCACCCCCGCCGCGAAAGCGGCCGGAGTGAGGCCCACACCCACTTTGTGCTGGAGCTGCTCCCGGCGGCGGCCCACGTCCACCCGGCGCTCCACCACGACCCGGTCGACCCGCTCGCAGGGAGCGGTCAGGAGCAGGGGCAGGGCGTCCATGGCGAACCCCGGGTTCACCCCCAGGCCGACGACGGTGATCCCCCGGCGGCGCGCCAGCGCGTCCAGCCGGCGGGCGACCTCGGGGTACCTGCGCCAGGGGAAGGCCAACTCCTCGCAGGTCGAGGTGACGTGGAGGCCGGCTTCCACCAGCGTCTCCAGCTGCGGCAACACGGCGAGCAACCGCGACCCGGTGGAGTGGACGGCGACCTGTGCGCCGGCCCGGAGGGCGTCGGCGGGGTCGGCCGTCACCTCGACCCCGAGCGGCGGTCCGTCGAGCAGGGTGCCCAGGTCCCGGCCGACCTTGGCCGGGTCGATGTCGACCGCGCCGACGATCTGGTGACCCCGCTCGAGGAGGACCCGGGCGATGCCCAGGCCGATCGGCCCAAGCCCGTAGTGGATGACCCTCATGCGCGGAATTCTACCAGCGCGCGGTCCTCCCGGGGTGGGGGCGGAGGGAGGGATGCCCCGGCAGTCGAAACCCGCACAGGACACCCAAGGAGGCGAGGCACGTGGAGGCACGGTTGGCCGAGCGGATGGCCCTGCTGGGGACGGAGACGGCGTTCGAGGTGCTGGCCCGGGCCAAGGAGCTGGAACGCCAGGGCCGGCACATCGTTCACCTCGAGGTCGGCGAGCCCGACTTCGACACCCCCGCGCACATCAAGGACGCGGCGGTCCGCGCCCTGCAGGAGGGCTACACCCACTACACGCCCACGGCAGGCCTGTGGGAGGCGCGTGAGGTGGTGGCCGAGTACGTGGCCCGCACGCGCCGCATCCCCGTCCAGCCCCAGGAGGTCGTCCTCACCACCGGCGCCAAACCGGTGATGTTCTTCGCCATGCTCATGCTGGTCGAGCCCGGCGACGAGGTGGTCGTGCCGAACCCGGGCTACCCCATCTACGAGTCGATGGCGCGCTTCGCCGGCGGGGCGGTGAAGCCGCTGCCGCTGCGCGAGCGCAACGACTTCCGCGTCGACCCCGAGGAGCTGCGCAGCCTGCTGTCGCCGCGGACGCGCCTGGTCGTCCTCAACTCCCCCCACAACCCGTGCGGCTCCGTCCTCACCGCCGACGACCTGACGGCGATCGCCGAGGCGGTGCAGCGGACGAATGCCTGGGTCCTCAGCGACGAGATCTACGGGCGCATCACCTACGGGGTGGAAGCCCCGAGCATCGCCAGCCTGCCGGGGATGCAGGAGCGCACCATCATCCTGGACGGGTTCTCCAAGACCTACGCCATGACGGGGTGGCGGCTGGGGTACGGCGTGATGCCGGCAGCGCTGGCCGAGCGCATGACGCAGCTGGCCACCAACGCCACCTCCTGCCCGGCGGCTTTCACCCAGGTGGCCGGGATGGAGGCGCTGCGCGGCCCGCAGGACGCCGTCGACCGCATGGTGGCGGAGTTCCGCCGTCGGCGCGACCACATCGTCCAAGGCCTGAACGCCATCGAGGGCATCACCTGCCGGACCCCCCTGGGGGCGTTCTACGTCTTCCCCAACGTCACGGGCGTCGACGTCGACAGCCAGCGCTTCGCCAGCTTCCTCCTCAACGAGATGGGGGTCGCAGTACTCGCCGGGACTGCCTTCGGGAGCTCCGGGCAGGGCTACCTGCGGCTCTCCTACGCCGCCTCCATCGCCGCCATCGACGAGGGGCTGCAGCGGATCGCCGAGGGGGTGCGCCGCTACCGCACGGTAGCCCGGGCCTGAGGTGTGCGGGGCTGGTGGCGCGCCGGACGACCCGCCGAGCAGAGAAGGGGACCCCGCCGGGCGTGGGTCGGGACGGGGTCCCCGGCAACGTGGTCGCCGGACCGGACTTGCTGGGGGGCGAGCAACCACGCGACCGTCGCAGCTCGGTGCGCCCCCCGGGTGG encodes:
- a CDS encoding transposase produces the protein MDLTYLFLDRLALDRSGRQVLLCAAALTADGTPVPLLADRPRGNLEDGWRAVLRAVKASGRLRGLRLVCCDGDRAVVRAIQAELPGALVQFSLPHRLLAMRRAVSPRHRGRCLAEARAIFRAPSRAEALARYERWVARWSAVGEWAAQTFRTEIGLCLTFYRFPQPIRRQLRSAHLAARLFR
- the ahcY gene encoding adenosylhomocysteinase, translated to MAFDVRDLALTAAGRARLAWAEREMPVLARLRQRFARERPLAGIRIAACLHVTTETGILMRTLVAGGATVRLCASNPLSTQDDVAAALVEEQIPVFAIKGEDRDTYYRHIGQALDIRPHVTMDDGADLVSTIHSARTELLAEVIGGTEETTTGVVRLRAMARDGVLRYPIIAVNDARTKRLFDNRYGTGQSTIDGILRATNLLLAGRVVVVCGYGPVGRGVAMRARGMGARVIVTEVDPLPALEAVMEGYQVMPLLEAAALGDLFITATGNRDVIRREHFERMKDGVILGNSGHFNVEIDVAALADLARSRRTVRPYVEEFLLQDGRRLYLLAEGRLVNLATAEGHPAAVMDMSFANQALAVEYLVREGRGLRPDVYPVPQALDDQVAALKLAAMGVAIDTLTPEQQRYLSSWEEGT
- a CDS encoding ComF family protein, with the translated sequence MADPGRGWGGGGRAGRGWAGRWAGREWALGVLGGLSALLFPPRCAGCHRPGPVGLCADCLRGLAGIAVPLCGRCGVPVLDGRATGGRLCVRCLLHPPPFRTVRALGLFQGHLRRAVHRFKFAAAVDVGRALGRQLGEALAREGVVAARAVLVPVPAHPDALRARGYHPAAILARAVAEVLRLPLLEEALRRIRAGPPQRGLGYADRVRNVRHAFASTPLASSVGCRPVWLVDDVMTSGATAAACAELLLATGAASVSVAVVARAVLPPTATSGGGAAGAPPSTGPRGPPG
- the rpoD gene encoding RNA polymerase sigma factor RpoD; this encodes MVTTDETEPQREATPLAAALRPLIDLGRQRGYVTHDEILERFPEAEQNVEEIDRIYSLLTEQGVEIVDEAKEEEKPEELEEDLEGVSIDDPVRMYLKEIGKVPLLTPEQEVDLAQRMEKGDEEAKRRLIEANLRLVVSIAKKYVGRGMLFLDLIQEGNLGLIRAVEKFDWRKGFKFSTYATWWIRQAITRALADQARTIRIPVHMVETINKLVRVSRQLLQELGREPTPEEIGEAMKGPDGKPLSPERVREIMKIAQEPISLETPIGEEEDSHLGDFIEDHDALAPAEAASFTMLKEQLEGVLETLTPRERKVLRLRFGLDDGRPRTLEEVGREFGVTRERIRQIEAKALRKLRHPSRSKRLKDFIE
- a CDS encoding dihydrodipicolinate reductase, with the protein product MRVIHYGLGPIGLGIARVLLERGHQIVGAVDIDPAKVGRDLGTLLDGPPLGVEVTADPADALRAGAQVAVHSTGSRLLAVLPQLETLVEAGLHVTSTCEELAFPWRRYPEVARRLDALARRRGITVVGLGVNPGFAMDALPLLLTAPCERVDRVVVERRVDVGRRREQLQHKVGVGLTPAAFAAGVREGRLGHVGLPESAAMIADALGWDLTDLGEEIAPLVGPDGLVTGVHQVVWGRRPGDVPEAPSLWLDLQMAVGLPGRDAVTLYGHPMLQLEVAGGIHGDVATWAIVANALPLILEAPAGLCSVARLPLLHLTSPSVGGPHGRPQPR
- the dnaG gene encoding DNA primase; translated protein: MRPPGAGITEEIRQRVDLLEVVSAHVTLKRAGRQYKGLCPFHAEKTPSFHVDPERGLWYCFGCHLGGTVFDFVMRMEGLTFPEALEALATRAGVTLPRPAEEREARSERETMLRALDAAAGFFRAELEGARGRVARAYLAQRGVDEETARRFGLGYAPAAWDALLGALRARGFAVELLERLGLVQAREGGPGRGHYDMFRHRLIFPIHDLQGRVVGFGGRALDDAVPKYLNSRESPAFNKGRLLYGLPQAREAIREVGEAVVVEGYMDVLACHQFGVRNAVATLGTALTVDHVRLLRRVAPRVVLVYDADAPGLAATERGLGLFEEAEVAARVAVLPEGDPDAFLRRAGADKFRTLVDQALPMFEFRFEQALGRHDTHTVEGRVALADEMLAVIASVANPVRQSEYVRMVAERAGLAEAALRQRLAAGPRRGNSGRPAPPPVLEPASGRERAEHDLVWLMVHDLQARAAVRRHLQAADFEHPRYAKLARVLLESDEAAEALCDRVDAEAVADLTRLLFRPVDLAEKVRERVLTDCVRLLQAERLRAAQDRVSRELAAAERAGDVGRLRQLQAEVLRLQLAVRRLRAGTAEGAPRKGGDGDGEAEGTGADGDH
- a CDS encoding pyridoxal phosphate-dependent aminotransferase — its product is MEARLAERMALLGTETAFEVLARAKELERQGRHIVHLEVGEPDFDTPAHIKDAAVRALQEGYTHYTPTAGLWEAREVVAEYVARTRRIPVQPQEVVLTTGAKPVMFFAMLMLVEPGDEVVVPNPGYPIYESMARFAGGAVKPLPLRERNDFRVDPEELRSLLSPRTRLVVLNSPHNPCGSVLTADDLTAIAEAVQRTNAWVLSDEIYGRITYGVEAPSIASLPGMQERTIILDGFSKTYAMTGWRLGYGVMPAALAERMTQLATNATSCPAAFTQVAGMEALRGPQDAVDRMVAEFRRRRDHIVQGLNAIEGITCRTPLGAFYVFPNVTGVDVDSQRFASFLLNEMGVAVLAGTAFGSSGQGYLRLSYAASIAAIDEGLQRIAEGVRRYRTVARA